GCCGCGACCACCAGGTCCACGTCGCCCGGCGTGGGCATCAGCGCCAGCGCGGGCTGACGGCCGGCGCGCTGCACATCGGCCTCGGGCAGCAGTTCCAGGTAGTAGATCGTGGCGCCCGTGCGCTGCGCCACGCCGGGCACCGAGGTGGTCTGCGCCCACCAGCCCGCGTGCTCGGCCATGTCGACGATCCAGTCGGCCAGCACGCCGCCGCCCTGGCCGCCCATGGCCAGGATCGCGATCTTGATGGGGTTGCCTTGCTGCATCACCGCCGCTTTCATGTTGCTGGGTTCCTCAAAGCGCGTCGTGCGCCAGACGCGCCGCGCGGCGCCGTTGCAGGAAGCCGATCACCGCGCCGCGCATGCGCGCCAGGAAGCGGTCGGCGCCGGTCGGGTTGTGGATGATGTCGGCGCGATAGAAAGACGGGCACAGCACGGCCGCATGCGCGACCTCGCCGCAGTTGCCGCAGCCCACGCAGCTGCTTTCCACGTGCGCCACGGGGTCTTCCTTGAGCGGATCGCCGCTGTCCTTGACGGTCAGCGACGGGCAGCCGGACAGCCGGATACAGGCGTGGTCGCCGGTACAGACGTCGGGGTCCACGCCAAAGCGCTCCTTCACCACCCGCTTGCCTTCCTTGACCGCCTTGTTGAAGAGCGGCTTCACGCGCCGCTGCTTGTTCAGCATGCATTCGGACTGCGCGATGATGACCTTCGGCCCCTTGATGTCGGTGGTCAGCGCCTCTTCGATGGTGGCGCGCACCTTGGCCACGTCGTAGGTCCGGTCCAGCGTGCGCACCCACTTCACGCCCACGCCGCGCACGGCCTGATCGATCGGGTTGTTGGTCGAACGGTCGGGGTTGTCGGCGCGCGAGGACAGGATGTCCTGTCCGCCGGTGGCCGACGCATAGAAGTTGTCGACGATGACGATGACGCCGTCGTACTTGTTGAACACCGCGTTGCCGATGCCCGACGACAGCCCGTTATGCCAGAAGCCGCCGTCGCCCATGATGGAGATGGGCCGCTTGGCGGCCGGCACGTTGAAGGCCGCCGCGCTGGAAGCGCCCAGGCCGTAGCCCATGGTCGTCGCGCCCAGGTTGAAGGGCGGCAGGATGGAAAAGAGGTGACAGCCGATGTCGCACGAGATGTGGTGCTGGCCCAGTGTTTCCTGCGCCAGCGTCAGCGCGGAAAAGATGGGCCGCTCCGGACAGCCCGTACAGAAGCCCGCGGGCCGTGGCGGAACCACGGCGGCCAGGCCCTCGACATGCTTGTGGAAGGTGATGGGTTGCTCGGCGGGACGGGCGGGCTTGGGCCGCGAGACCTCGGTGATGGTGAGCTGGGGCTGGGGCTGCGCTTCAGCCTGCGCATCCACCGCCACCGCCGGATGCGTTTGCAGCGATTCCGGCCGGTGGCGCTTGAGAAATTCACGCAGGCCGTCGCGCATGACCTGGGTCGTGTATTCGCCCGCCATCGGCAGCACGTCCTTGCCGCACAACTGCGTGCTTACACCGGCGCGGCGCAGCACCGCGTGCAGGTTCTGCTCGATGTAGTCGGGCTGGCCTTCTTCCAGCAGCAGCACGGCGCGCTTGCCGCGGCAGAAGTCGATGACCTCGTCCTCGATGACGGGGTAGGTCACGTTCATCACGTACAGCGGGATGCGGCTGTTGCCGAAGTTGTCGGCCAGTCCCAGAAGCTGCAGCGCGCGGATGACGCCGTTGTACAGGCCGCCCTGCAGGATCAGGCCGATGTCGTCCTGTTCGCCGTCGAAGTGCTCGTTGAGCTTGTTGTCCTTGATGTAGCGGATGGCGGCGGGCCAGCGCTCCTTGATCTTTTCCTGTTCATGCAGGAAAGAGGCCGGCGGCAGCACGATGCGGCTGGTGTCGCGCGCCGGGCTTTCCAGCGCCTCTGCCAGGCTGAATGCCGGACGCTTGTTTTCCTTGGCGATGAAGCGCCCATGCACATGACAGCCGCGGATGCGCAACTGCAGCATCACGGGCGTCTTGCTGGCTTCCGACAGCGCAAAGCCGTCTTCCACCGCCTTGACCATGCTTTCCAGATTGGGACGCGGGTCCAGCAGCCAGATCTGCGACTTCATGGCGAACGCGTGCGAGCGTTCCTGCATGATCGACGAGCCTTCGCCGTAGTCTTCGCCCACGATGACGAGGGCGCCGCCGGTGACGCCGCCCGAGGCCAGGTTGGCCAGCGCGTCGGAGGCGACGTTGGTGCCCACCGTGGATTTCCACGTCACGGCGCCGCGGATGGGGTACATGACGGAGGCGGCCAACGTGGCCGCGGCGGTGGCTTCCGAGGCGCTCGCCTCGAAGTGCACGCCCAGTTCCTGCAGGATGTCGTTGGCGTCGGCCAGCACATCCATCAGATGCGAAATGGGCGAGCCCTGATAGCCGGCCACGTAACCCACGCCGGATTGCAGCAGCGCCTTCGTGACGGCAAGAATCCCTTCGCCGCGAAATTCCTCGCCCGCGCCGATGCGCAGTTGCTGGACTTCTTTCTTGAAAGACCTTTCCGCCATCTTGGATCCCTTTCGCGGACCCCGTCGGGATCCTTAATCCGTGCTGCCGTGCAGCATCGTCTTGCCACGAAAACATCGCCTGAAAAATACTTTAGGAGTCAACGTTTTAGCTGTCAATAAAAAAGATGAAATTTCATGGAAATTAAAAAATATCACGCAAAAACAAGGGTGTATATACTGGTTGTTCTCTAGGTTTTTGACGGATTGAGGGCGCTGCAATGGTGCAAAAACGGGTTGCGATTTGGGGTATACCCTGTGCTGCGCAACAGCATTGCGGTACATCATGGCGCACCGCTGCGCCGTCGTGGTGCAATGCGCATTTCGGCAACGGGGCGGGCCTTCGAAATGGGTGCGTGGGAGCAAACCAACATGCAGGCAGATAAGCCACGCGGCACGCGCGCGGCCGCAACGGGCCCGCGGTTCGTCGACGGCTACCTGGCCTATCTGCTCGCGCAGGCCAGCCAGCGCATCTCGGCGGAATTCCATCAACAGGTCAAAGCCGCAGGCTTGTCGGTCACCGAATGGCGTGTGCTCGCCAGCTTGCAGGGCAGCGCCGGCGAAACCATCGGCAGCCTGGCGGTGCTGGCCATCACCAAGCAGCCCACCCTAAGCAAGGTCGTGCAGCGCATGGAAGCCGACGGGCTGGTCGCCCGCACCGGCGTACGCGCGGACCGCCGCCAGACGCGGGTCTGCATCACGGCCAAGGGCTCCAACCTCATCGGCGGCCTGTGCGATCAAGCCTTGCAGCACCAGAAGGCGGTGCTGGCGCCCTTCGGCGAAGAAAAGGCCGCGCTGCTGATCGACATGCTCGATGTCCTGATGACCGAGCACGTCCCCCTGGAACTGCCCATTGACCCGGACGAATAGCTTCAACCGTTGCAAGCGCGCACTCGAACATCGTTCGGTCCGATTATTTCGTTACATGCTTATGCGTCCCCGATTGTCATTTCACAGTGAAAACAATCGCCGGTACGCGCAAACCCTGAATTGACGCGGGTCTCGCGGGTAGGCACACTCGCGCCGGTATTCAGACTACTGTCAGGAGTTGACACTTATGCGCCGCACTTTGATTGCTATCGCGATCGCCGCCGCCGTGGCAGTGCCCTCGATCGGGCAAGCCAAGACCTTCCGCTGGGCCGCCCAGGGCGACATCCTCACGTTCGATCCGCACTCGCAGAACGAAGGCATGACGATCGCCGCCAACAGCTACATCTACGAGCCCCTGGTCGACTACGACAAGTCTTTCAAGGTGTCGCCGCGCCTGGCCACCGAATGGGAACAGGTGTCGCCCGTCCTGTATCGCTTCAAGCTGCGCCCCAACGTCAAGTTCCATGACGGCGCCGCCTTCACGGCTGACGACGTGGTGTTCTCGATTCACCGCGCCATGGCGCCCACGTCGAACTACAAGGCCTACACCACCGGCATCAAGGAAGCGCGCAAGATCGACGACCTGACGGTCGAGATCGAGACCTCGGCGCCCAACCCCGTGCTGCTGCGCCAGCTGACCAACGTGTTCATCATGAACAAGGCCTGGTCCGAAAAGAACAACATCCCCAAGCCGCAGGACTTCGTCAACAAGGAAGAAACCTACGGCGCGCGCAACACCAACGGCACGGGCCCCTACAAGCTCAAGAGCCGCGAAGTCGACGTGCGCACGGTCTTCGAGGAAAACAAGGACTGGTGGAACAAGGCTGACAAGGTCGGCAACGTGACCGAAGTCATCTTCACGCCGATCAAGCAGAACGCCACCCGCACCGCCGCGCTGCTGTCGGGCGAAATCGACTTCGTGCTGGACCCGGCCGCCCAGGATCTGGAGCGTCTGCGCCAGCAGCAGAAGGTCGTCGAAGGCAACGAGTACCGCACCATCTACCTGGGCCTGGACCAGAAGCGTCCCGAGCTGCAGTACTCCAACATCAAGGGCAAGAACCCCTTCCAGGACATCCGCGTGCGCGAAGCGCTGTACCGCGCCATCGACGTGGACGCCATCAAGCGCGCCGTGATGCGCGGCCTGTCGGCGCCCACCGGCACGATGATCGCCCCGCAGGTGCATGGCTGGGCTGAATCGGTACACAAGCGCGTGCCCTACGATCCCGAAAAGGCCCGCGCCCTGCTCAAGGAAGCCGGCTACGACGGCACGCTGAACTTCACGCTGGACTGCCCGAACAACCGCTACATCAACGACGAAGCCATCTGTCAGGCCGTCGTCGGCATGTGGGCCAAGGTCGGCGTCAAGGCCACCATGAACGCCATGCCGCGCTCCACGTACTTCCCGAAGGTGCAGTCGTTCGACACCAGCGCCTATCTGTTCGGCTGGGGCGTGCCCACGTTCGACGCCATGTACACGCTGCAGAACCTGATCCGCACCAAGGGTGAAGGCGCGGACGGCATGTACAACCTGGGCAACTACAGCAACAAGGAACTCGACGTCATCATCGACCGGATCAAGACCGAGACCGATGCGAAGAAGCGCGACGCCGACATCATCACCGTGCTCGAAGGGCACGCCAAGGACTTCGGGCACATCCCGCTGCACGACCAGGTCATCCCCTGGGCCATGCGCAAGAACGTCACGGTCATCCACCGTGCCGACAACCGCCTCGTTGCCGATTGGGTCAAGGTTGACTGATCCAGGCTAACCAGACGGCGGGACCTACCCGGTTCCGCCGTCTTGCTTTTTTCCGCCTATGTTCGCTTTCATACTGCGTCGCCTGTTGCAGGCCGTAGCGGTGATGCTCACCGTCGCGCTACTGGCCTTTGTGCTTTTCCAATACGTCGGCGACCCCGTCACCATCATGCTGGGGCAGGACGCCACCGATGCCGAGCGCATCGAACTGCGTGAACGCCTGGGCCTGAACGAGCCCGCCATCGTTCAATTCGGCCACTTCGTGGCCAACGCCGTGCAGGGCAATTTCGGCATCTCCCTGCGCCAGAGCGAACCCGTCTCAACGCTGCTGAAATCCCGCCTGCCCGCCACGTTGGAGCTCTCCATGGTGGCCGCCTTGCTGGCGCTCGTCGTGGGCGTGCCGCTGGGCGTGTACACCGCGCTCAAGCGCAACAGCCTGGTGTCGCAGATGCTGCTGGCCGGGTCGCTGCTGGGTGTGTCGCTGCCCACCTTCCTGATCGGCATCCTGCTGATCCTGGTGTTCTCTGTGCAACTGGGCTGGTTGCCCAGCTACGGGCGCGGCGATACCGTCAGCCTGGGCTGGTGGACGTCGGGCCTGTTCACCGCCACGGGCTGGAAGCACCTCATCCTGCCGTCCATCACGCTGTCGCTCTTCCAGATGACGCTGGTGCTGCGGCTGGTGCGCTCCGAAATGCTGGAGGTCCTGCGCTCGGACTACATCAAGTTCGCGCGCGCCCGGGGCCTGAAGCGCCGCGCCATCCACTTTGGCCATGCGCTCAAGAACACGATGGTGCCGGTCATCACCATCACCGGTCTGCAGCTGGGCGGCATCATCGCCTTCGCCATCGTGACCGAGACCGTGTTCCAGTGGCCGGGCATGGGCCTGCTCTTCATCCAGGCGGTCCAATTCGCCGACGTGCCGGTGATGGCCGCGTACCTGTGCCTGATCGCGCTGGTGTTCGTGGTGATCAACCTGATCGTCGATCTTCTGTATTTCGTCGTGGACCCGCGGCTGCGTTCCGGGCTGACTCGCGGGGGGGCTCACTGATGCGCGCCGTACTCAAACGCTGGTGGGACAGCGACATTGCCTGGGCCTGGCGCCGGGCGCCCGTGGCCATTGTCGCCACGCTGCTGCTCGCGGCTCTGTTGATCGGCTCCTTCGGGGCCGGCTGGGTCGCGCCGCACAATCCGTTCGACCTGACCAAGGTCGAACTGCTGGACGCGCTGCTGCCGCCTGCCTGGGAACCCAACGGGCAGGCCACGTACCTGCTGGGCACCGACAGCCAGGGCCGCGATCTGTATTCGGCCATCCTGTACGGCACGCGCGTGTCGCTGCTGATCGGCCTGGCCTCGGTGCTGCTGTCGATGGTGATCGGCATCGTGCTCGGGCTGGTGTCCGGTTACGCCGGCGGCCGCGTCGACGCGTTCATCATGCGAGTCGCCGACGTGCAGCTGTCGTTCCCGGCCATCCTGATCGCGCTCCTGATCGACGGCGTGGCCCGCGCGGCGGTGCCGCGCGAGCTGCACGAGATCATCGCGTTTCCGGTGCTGATCGGCGCCATCGCGCTGGCCGGCTGGCCGCAGTACGCGCGCACGGTGCGGGGTTCGACGCTGGTGGAAAAGAACCGTGAATACGTGCAGGCCGCCCGCGTCATCGGCGTGGCCTCGCCCGTCATCATGTTCCGCCACGTGCTGCCCAACGTGCTGGGTCCGGTGCTGGTGCTGGCCACGGTGCATCTGGCCACCGCCATCATCACCGAGGCGACGCTGTCGTTCCTGGGGGTAGGGGTGCCGCCGACCGCGCCGTCGCTGGGCACGCTGATCCGGATCGGCAACGATTTCCTGTTTTCCGGAGAGTGGTGGATCACCATTTTCCCGGGCGCGGCGCTGGTGCTGCTTGTGCTGTCGGTCAACCTGCTGGGTGACTGGCTGCGCGATGCGCTCAATCCGCGACTGAACTGAGGTAACCATGAGCGCATTACTCGAAGTCCGCAATCTGCGCGTGGAGTTTCCCACGCGCCGCGGCACGCTACGCGCCCTGGACGACGTGTCCTTTTCCATCCAGGCTGGCGAAGTCCTGGGCGTGGTGGGCGAATCCGGCGCCGGCAAATCGCTGACCGGCGCCTCCATCATCGGCCTGCTCGAACCCCCGGGCCGCATTGCGGCCGGCGAGATCCTGCTGGCCGGCCGGCGCATCGACAACCTGCCCGACGAGCAGATGCGCCGCGTGCGTGGCCGCGAGATCGGCGCGGTGTTCCAGGACCCGCTGACCTCCCTGAACCCGCTGTACACGGTAGGCCGGCAACTGGCCGAAACCATCGTCACCCATCTGGACATGACGTGGTCGCAGGCGCGCAACCGCGCGGTCGAGCTGCTGGCGTCCACCGGCATTCCCGCCGCGCGCGAGCGCATCGACCACTATCCGCACCAGTTTTCCGGCGGCATGCGCCAGCGCGTCGTGATTGCGCTGGCCCTGGCCGCCGAGCCCAAGCTGGTGGTGGCCGACGAGCCCACGACCGCGCTCGACGTGTCGATCCAGGCGCAGATCATCGAACTGCTCAAGCGCCTGTGCCGCGAGAACGGCACGGCCGTCATGCTGATCACGCACGACATGGGCGTGATCGCCGAGACCGCCGACCGCGTGGCGGTGATGTACGCCGGCCGCGTGGCCGAGATCGGCCCGGTGGCCGACGTGATCCACAAGCCGCGCCATCCCTATACG
The DNA window shown above is from Achromobacter spanius and carries:
- a CDS encoding ABC transporter ATP-binding protein, translated to MSALLEVRNLRVEFPTRRGTLRALDDVSFSIQAGEVLGVVGESGAGKSLTGASIIGLLEPPGRIAAGEILLAGRRIDNLPDEQMRRVRGREIGAVFQDPLTSLNPLYTVGRQLAETIVTHLDMTWSQARNRAVELLASTGIPAARERIDHYPHQFSGGMRQRVVIALALAAEPKLVVADEPTTALDVSIQAQIIELLKRLCRENGTAVMLITHDMGVIAETADRVAVMYAGRVAEIGPVADVIHKPRHPYTSGLMGSIPTLEGHIERLVQIDGSMPRLNAIPPGCAFNPRCGQRLPRCAHDRPELMPAGTSRAACWLHDKGNTLEVAA
- a CDS encoding MarR family winged helix-turn-helix transcriptional regulator — translated: MQADKPRGTRAAATGPRFVDGYLAYLLAQASQRISAEFHQQVKAAGLSVTEWRVLASLQGSAGETIGSLAVLAITKQPTLSKVVQRMEADGLVARTGVRADRRQTRVCITAKGSNLIGGLCDQALQHQKAVLAPFGEEKAALLIDMLDVLMTEHVPLELPIDPDE
- a CDS encoding indolepyruvate ferredoxin oxidoreductase subunit alpha encodes the protein MAERSFKKEVQQLRIGAGEEFRGEGILAVTKALLQSGVGYVAGYQGSPISHLMDVLADANDILQELGVHFEASASEATAAATLAASVMYPIRGAVTWKSTVGTNVASDALANLASGGVTGGALVIVGEDYGEGSSIMQERSHAFAMKSQIWLLDPRPNLESMVKAVEDGFALSEASKTPVMLQLRIRGCHVHGRFIAKENKRPAFSLAEALESPARDTSRIVLPPASFLHEQEKIKERWPAAIRYIKDNKLNEHFDGEQDDIGLILQGGLYNGVIRALQLLGLADNFGNSRIPLYVMNVTYPVIEDEVIDFCRGKRAVLLLEEGQPDYIEQNLHAVLRRAGVSTQLCGKDVLPMAGEYTTQVMRDGLREFLKRHRPESLQTHPAVAVDAQAEAQPQPQLTITEVSRPKPARPAEQPITFHKHVEGLAAVVPPRPAGFCTGCPERPIFSALTLAQETLGQHHISCDIGCHLFSILPPFNLGATTMGYGLGASSAAAFNVPAAKRPISIMGDGGFWHNGLSSGIGNAVFNKYDGVIVIVDNFYASATGGQDILSSRADNPDRSTNNPIDQAVRGVGVKWVRTLDRTYDVAKVRATIEEALTTDIKGPKVIIAQSECMLNKQRRVKPLFNKAVKEGKRVVKERFGVDPDVCTGDHACIRLSGCPSLTVKDSGDPLKEDPVAHVESSCVGCGNCGEVAHAAVLCPSFYRADIIHNPTGADRFLARMRGAVIGFLQRRRAARLAHDAL
- a CDS encoding ABC transporter substrate-binding protein; translated protein: MRRTLIAIAIAAAVAVPSIGQAKTFRWAAQGDILTFDPHSQNEGMTIAANSYIYEPLVDYDKSFKVSPRLATEWEQVSPVLYRFKLRPNVKFHDGAAFTADDVVFSIHRAMAPTSNYKAYTTGIKEARKIDDLTVEIETSAPNPVLLRQLTNVFIMNKAWSEKNNIPKPQDFVNKEETYGARNTNGTGPYKLKSREVDVRTVFEENKDWWNKADKVGNVTEVIFTPIKQNATRTAALLSGEIDFVLDPAAQDLERLRQQQKVVEGNEYRTIYLGLDQKRPELQYSNIKGKNPFQDIRVREALYRAIDVDAIKRAVMRGLSAPTGTMIAPQVHGWAESVHKRVPYDPEKARALLKEAGYDGTLNFTLDCPNNRYINDEAICQAVVGMWAKVGVKATMNAMPRSTYFPKVQSFDTSAYLFGWGVPTFDAMYTLQNLIRTKGEGADGMYNLGNYSNKELDVIIDRIKTETDAKKRDADIITVLEGHAKDFGHIPLHDQVIPWAMRKNVTVIHRADNRLVADWVKVD
- a CDS encoding ABC transporter permease: MFAFILRRLLQAVAVMLTVALLAFVLFQYVGDPVTIMLGQDATDAERIELRERLGLNEPAIVQFGHFVANAVQGNFGISLRQSEPVSTLLKSRLPATLELSMVAALLALVVGVPLGVYTALKRNSLVSQMLLAGSLLGVSLPTFLIGILLILVFSVQLGWLPSYGRGDTVSLGWWTSGLFTATGWKHLILPSITLSLFQMTLVLRLVRSEMLEVLRSDYIKFARARGLKRRAIHFGHALKNTMVPVITITGLQLGGIIAFAIVTETVFQWPGMGLLFIQAVQFADVPVMAAYLCLIALVFVVINLIVDLLYFVVDPRLRSGLTRGGAH
- a CDS encoding ABC transporter permease, with amino-acid sequence MRAVLKRWWDSDIAWAWRRAPVAIVATLLLAALLIGSFGAGWVAPHNPFDLTKVELLDALLPPAWEPNGQATYLLGTDSQGRDLYSAILYGTRVSLLIGLASVLLSMVIGIVLGLVSGYAGGRVDAFIMRVADVQLSFPAILIALLIDGVARAAVPRELHEIIAFPVLIGAIALAGWPQYARTVRGSTLVEKNREYVQAARVIGVASPVIMFRHVLPNVLGPVLVLATVHLATAIITEATLSFLGVGVPPTAPSLGTLIRIGNDFLFSGEWWITIFPGAALVLLVLSVNLLGDWLRDALNPRLN